The genome window TAAAAATTGATATTATTGACTTGAATACTTCTCGACTAACATGGGATAGTGATATTACTTTAAAGTTTTTAGGGAAATTAATTTCGCCATTAGTTAAAGTTGGTATATCAAAATCGTTTGATGAGCTATTGGATGACTTCCAATATTTTGTTGAAAATGACACTCCTCATCCTAGAAAGTTAGTCCAACTTGAGAAAAATAAACTTAGCGCTTAAACTATACAATTATGATCGTCAATAGAGAACATTTTGATATTGGAGGAAAGGTTATCTTAGAAAAAGTGGCATTTCGTCCCCCTTTCAAAATTAGTACAGATATGGTAAATGAAGCTTGTTTTCTTCATATTATCAAAGGAACCTCAAAATTATTTCTTCCCGAAAAAAACATAGATTTAAATGACTCTGATAGTCTATTTTTAAAATGCAGTACTTATATGAATGCTTGGCAAGAAAAAAAGGAAGATCAAGTCAATGAAGCATTGTTAGTACACATTTATCCTGAAATATTAGATAAAATATTTGATCAGCAGCTCCCTTCTTTTCTAAAGGGTAAGGAAGGTGTAAAACACTCTTCAGCAGAAAAGATAAAGATTTCTATTATGATTGAGAATTACATAGAAAGTCTTCTCTTTTATTTTAATCAACCTTCTATAGTGACAGAGGAACTTGTAGAAATTAAGGTAAAAGAATTGCTTCTTCTATTAGTAAATTCTCACTATTCTGACAACCTAGAAGGGATCTTCAGTAATCTTTTCACCCCAAATGAATACAAATTTAAAGAATTAATAGATACACATCTTTTTGAAGATTTAAGCATTCAAGATTATGCAGACATTGCTGGCATGAGCTTATCTACCTTTAAAAGGCGTTTTCAAATGATATATAAGATAAGTCCAAAAAAATATATTAATAACAGGAGGCTAGAAAAAGCAAAACAGCTTCTGCTAAATACTGAAGATAGAATCTCTGACATCGCTTATGATTGCGGTTTTAACGATGTAGGATACTTTTCAAAGACATTCAATTCGCATTTTAATTGCAGTCCCAGTTTTTATAGGAAAACTGAAGTACAAGCAGCATTCAATTAAGATAAAAAACAACGAGTAGTAATTATATACATCTTTCACAGCTTCTGAGAAAGATGTTTTTTTGCTTTATAAAAAATAAAAGCTACCAATATGAAAGGTGAAGATCCTCTACATATTAATAGCTTTTTCTGTAATTCATCGATTGATGGTATAAATATATGAATTACAATACTTTAATTATATTATTATTTAAAGATATTAAATCAATTTTTCATCACAAGAATATTTTTTTGAGTAAACCTACATAAATAAAAATAGGACTATTTCCTTTCGAAAACAGCCCTATCATGTTGTTTTTATGGTTATGAATATACTTTAATACATTTCAATTACATTCCTTCTGTAAGTGCTTTTACAAATTTGTTCTCAGGGTAAAATTCCTTTAAGATTACTTTAATCACAGTATATACTGGGATAGCTGCAATTAAACCAACCACTCCGAAAAGAATACCAAAGACCATAATCACTAAGAAAATTTCTAATGGATGTGAGTTGACACTTTTTGAGAAAATAATTGGTTGTGAGAAGTTATTATCTATAAATTGAACTCCGAAATATCCAATAAACACTTTCACTAATTCCGGTAGAATTCCTGTCTTAAATTCCATATCTAAGTGTTCTGACATGGCTAATATTGCCATAATGATGATACTGATTGCAGGACCTACATAAGGAATAATATTTAATACAGCACAGATAAATGCAATTACTGCGGCATTCTTCACACCTATAATTAATAATGTAACCATATACATTACAAATAATAAGAAGCACTGAATAGCTAAGCCAATAAAATACCTTGAAAGAAGCGTTTTAATTTTCATCAATGAACTTTTAAAACCAGTTCTCGAATCTTGTGGTACGAAGGAAGTAAAAAAGGTGATAATGCTATCACTTTCTTTAATTAAGAAGAAACTAATAAATATGGTTGAGAATAATCCCATACTAAAAGAACCAACTCCTTGTAAGATTCCATTAAATATTTGAGGAGAGTTTTTAAGTTTTTTCATAATTTCCTCACCAAGATGTAAACCTGATAAGTCAATACCATATTCTTTTAATGCCACATTAATTTGGTTGAATGTAGACATGATATTTTGTTCAAAACTATCTAATTCCACCAATTTCAAATTTCTTGCTTCTTGAGTTATTAATGGGATAAATGAACTTAGAAAACCTAAAATTAATATTAAGAATAACGTGATTGTTGCGAACATCGCTAACGTATTAGACATGTTCAGTTTTTTCTTAAAGAATGATTTTACTGGGTGAGCAATCAATGCGATTACTGCTGATGTGAATACATAAATAAGTACTGATTGTAATAAATAGACCATATAAAGCCCTATTCCAATAAATACCAATTTTTTTAAAGCATCTAATAAGCCTTTGGATATATCTTTATAATTAAAGGAATTTTCCATATTGTACTAAATAAAAATTAAGAGCTACGAAAAAATATCATTTGATAATTGTTCTTTTAAGAAACGACTTTTCTTCTTTTAATTCTTTCAGTATCTGTCTTTTCGATTATACATATCGCTTCTGATTGATGTACTATTTTAAGTTTTATAGAATTTCTTAAATCTTGAATTAGGATATAAAAAAAAATTATTTTATTTTTGACCTATCAGTCAAATATTAGACTTTAACTTAATTACTCATGATCAACAAACGTATTTTAACTTTATTATCCATCTTATCTTTTTTCCTACTATCTGTAAGTTCTTTTGCTCAAGAGGCAAAGATTTATGAGAAGTATGGTGTAACTGTAGAAACACTTCAACCAGGTTTATCGGAAGGTGATCAAGCTTTTTTATTTAAAGGAAAGGATCAAGACGGTAAGACTTACCAACTGAAAGAGGCATTAAAAAAAGGACCAGTAGTCGTTAACTTCTTTAGAGGTAGTTGGTGTCCATACTGCACAAAGCATCTAATGAATGTACAAGATTCTTTAGGAATGATTGAAGCTGCAGGTGCTACTTTTGTTGCTGTAACTCCTGAAAATCAGGAACGATTTGCAAAACTAGTAGAAAAGAAAGGGTTAACCTTTGAAATGGTTGAAGACAGTAAACTAGACATCATGAATGGCTTTAAAGTCACTTTTGATGTAAATCAAGGATATCAAGATATGCTAAAAAAATATGAAAATGATTTAACCGTTACCAATAGTATTAAAAGAGCATCACTACCAGTGCCTGCTACATATATTATTGCACAAGACGGAACCATTATCAAGAGGCATTATGACCCTAACTATACTGAGCGAATGAGTGTAAAAGATATTCTTTCTACACTACAGGCTCAATAGTAAAAAATTTATCAGTTAAGTATTAGTCAGTTGTAATACTCTCATTAGTTATCAATTCGGGACAAAAACATTGATAAAAATTACATTTTGAGAGTTGAATACCCTAGAGGCCTTGCTTCTAGGGTATTCCTTTTTTAGATGGCTCCTAGCTTTGGATTATATATCACCAAATCTATGTGATAAAAAGAGCCATGATTAAATTGTTGATGCTTATAATTAACAATGAATTTACACCCATTATTCACTCCTGTAAAAGTTCCATCTTCTCCTCTAGCTTCTCTACTTAGTTTCACATGAAAGTAATGTTTCAAAGAAGTGACAAATTTCTGTACTTCAGATTTAGTGAGAAGTTTAGGCGTCCCGGATTTTTCAGGTACAAATGATAAACTATAAATTACACCCTCATCATTTTTACCTGAAATCAGGTGGCCGTATTGCCCTCCAAATGATAAATTTGTATCAGAAACCTTATTAGACGGTAGTGCTTGTCCAATAACGTATCCTTTAAAATTAATTTGGGCATACAGTGACGATGAACATAATAATAGCAGTACAATTATTAATGATCGTAACATAATATGATAATAAAGTAGTTGGAAACATGTTATTGGGGAAGGCTACATTAGTAGACAAACATGTTTTGATTGTTATTCTTATCTAGCTGATAACATACTGATTGGTGTTGTGTAAGACACTTCTCCATTCGTATTGACCATCTTTAAACGATAAGTACCATGCTGTTCTGGAAGATCCACAGAATACTTGTGTTTGAAGTTAGACAAAGGATATGCCTCTACTTCTTCTACGTTTTCCCATTCAGTCACAGTGTTAGCTGCTTGTAGAACAAAAACCGAAATTGAGGATTCAGGAAGTGTTTCCCATCTTAATTCCCCTTTCTCATTCTTTAGATTAATCACTCCATTGTCATTACTCAATAAAGTGGTATTAGTAGTGTCGATTCGATGCATTGCATCATTACCAATGGCTGTTGCAAATAAAAACAACATCATTGAAAGTGATAATAGTGATCGTAACATTTATCGTAATATTAATATGTAAAAAATTGTCTCGGCTGAGACTTAGGTTTCTCTATTTAGTGCAGTACTTTCTTTAGAAAAAACAAAAATGATTCCACTTTGAAATAAAATTTGAATAAAACAATAGAGACGCACTAAAATCACTTTATCAAAAATTGGATAAAAACAGGATCCTCTTGACACAATGTAATACAATAAAACCCCAAGAACTGATCTTTTAAAATCAATTATTGGGGTTAATACTGGAAATATAGTCCCGAGAATAAATCGAATTTCTATTCGTCCTCAGGAGATAACATTTTATATACAAATCCTGCTACGATTGCTCCTAAAATTGGTGCTACCCAAAACAGCCATAGTTGAGCAATAGCCCAATCACCAACAAATACAGCTTGTGATAAACTTCTTGCAGGGTTTACAGATGTATTAGTTATAGGGATACTTATAAGATGGATAAGTGTTAAGCCCAATCCAATAGCAAGACCTCCAAGATATTTTGGAGCTTTTGAGTGTGTCGCTCCCATGATTATGATCAAGAACATAAATGTCATCACAAACTCTGTGATAAATGCTGAAATCATACTATAACCTTCGGGAGAATGAGCACCATATCCATTTGCTGCGAAACCTCCTATGTCAGAATTATTTCCTGTATAAATAAAATACAGGACTGCTGCTCCAAATATTGCTCCCAAGCATTGAGCTACTATATAAGGAAGAATCTCTTTGGCAGAAAAACGTCCCCCTGCCCACAAACCAAGAGTTACCGCAGGGTTTAAATGACAACCTGAAATATGACCAATAGCATAGGCCATCGTCAGAACCGTTAATCCGAAAGCAAGTGCAACACCTAAAAAGCCAATGCCAACATTGGGAATACCTGCAGCAAATATGGCTGCACCACATCCTCCAATAACAAGCCAAGAAGTGCCAATAAATTCAGCAATTAATTTATTTTGCATAGTTGTAGTATTTAATAAATTAGTTTTTGGTAAAAAGAATTATGCAAATCAATTAAACATAAGTTTAATATCAAACATTTAATCAAGGGTTTTTA of Flammeovirga agarivorans contains these proteins:
- a CDS encoding peroxiredoxin family protein, with translation MINKRILTLLSILSFFLLSVSSFAQEAKIYEKYGVTVETLQPGLSEGDQAFLFKGKDQDGKTYQLKEALKKGPVVVNFFRGSWCPYCTKHLMNVQDSLGMIEAAGATFVAVTPENQERFAKLVEKKGLTFEMVEDSKLDIMNGFKVTFDVNQGYQDMLKKYENDLTVTNSIKRASLPVPATYIIAQDGTIIKRHYDPNYTERMSVKDILSTLQAQ
- the aqpZ gene encoding aquaporin Z; translated protein: MQNKLIAEFIGTSWLVIGGCGAAIFAAGIPNVGIGFLGVALAFGLTVLTMAYAIGHISGCHLNPAVTLGLWAGGRFSAKEILPYIVAQCLGAIFGAAVLYFIYTGNNSDIGGFAANGYGAHSPEGYSMISAFITEFVMTFMFLIIIMGATHSKAPKYLGGLAIGLGLTLIHLISIPITNTSVNPARSLSQAVFVGDWAIAQLWLFWVAPILGAIVAGFVYKMLSPEDE
- a CDS encoding helix-turn-helix domain-containing protein → MIVNREHFDIGGKVILEKVAFRPPFKISTDMVNEACFLHIIKGTSKLFLPEKNIDLNDSDSLFLKCSTYMNAWQEKKEDQVNEALLVHIYPEILDKIFDQQLPSFLKGKEGVKHSSAEKIKISIMIENYIESLLFYFNQPSIVTEELVEIKVKELLLLLVNSHYSDNLEGIFSNLFTPNEYKFKELIDTHLFEDLSIQDYADIAGMSLSTFKRRFQMIYKISPKKYINNRRLEKAKQLLLNTEDRISDIAYDCGFNDVGYFSKTFNSHFNCSPSFYRKTEVQAAFN
- a CDS encoding AI-2E family transporter, whose translation is MENSFNYKDISKGLLDALKKLVFIGIGLYMVYLLQSVLIYVFTSAVIALIAHPVKSFFKKKLNMSNTLAMFATITLFLILILGFLSSFIPLITQEARNLKLVELDSFEQNIMSTFNQINVALKEYGIDLSGLHLGEEIMKKLKNSPQIFNGILQGVGSFSMGLFSTIFISFFLIKESDSIITFFTSFVPQDSRTGFKSSLMKIKTLLSRYFIGLAIQCFLLFVMYMVTLLIIGVKNAAVIAFICAVLNIIPYVGPAISIIIMAILAMSEHLDMEFKTGILPELVKVFIGYFGVQFIDNNFSQPIIFSKSVNSHPLEIFLVIMVFGILFGVVGLIAAIPVYTVIKVILKEFYPENKFVKALTEGM